CCCATCTTGGACAACGAAGGAAGCTAAGGTTCTAATAGTTGCATTGGGGTCAACTATGCTAGAAACAGCCCGATAATCACTTTGCCACTGTTTAGGAGTGACTTGACAACGGACGTAACCCCGGAATGCACCGTCGAAAAACTTGGTATGGGGATTAGCACTCAAAGCGGCTTGGACTGGTGCGATGAATGAGGTGGGAAAGTCGGAAGTAATGGAAGTACCGACAAACTCAGTCGCTACAGTTGCGGAGGACGGGTTATTAAAATCAACTTTTACGTCGTGTACCCAACTGGAATGGATATCGCCTGTAATCACCACAGGGTTAGAGGGACGGCGATAGTTGAGATAGTTCACAATTCGATTACGTGCAGCTACATAGCCATCCCATTGGTCTAAGTTAAACACCCCAATCTCTGAACGTGCATCAAAATCAAATTGAGCAAACATTGTCTGCTGGGCAATAATATTCCAACGGGCGAGGGATTTATCTAAACCTTGGAATAGCCAGCGTTCTTGCTCTAAGCCTGTCATGGTTGCATTTTCATCAAAGGCTTGCAGACAACGCGGCTTGAGTCCATCGTTACAAGGTTGGTCTGTGCGGAATTGACGGGTATCTAAAACGTGGAACTGGGCTAAATTCCCATAACTCAAGCGCCGATAAAGCTGGGCGTTAGCACCAATAGGTAGTGAAGATAGGCGCAATGGCATGTGTTCGTAGTATGCTTTATACGCATTGGCGCGGCGTTGGGCAAATACTTGTGGGTTGACGTTATCTTCGGAAATTAAGTTGGCGTAGTTGTTTTCTACTTCGTGGTCATCCCAGGTGACTATCCAAGGAAAGGCTGCATGAACTGCTTGCAGATTTGGGTCGGTTTTATACAGCGCGTGACGGTTACGGTAATCAGTCAAAGTCATAATTTCTGGACTATTATGCTGACGCGGCCCATTAGTTTCTGGCCCGTACTCGTAAATGTAATCACCCAGATGTACAACTAATTCAATATC
This window of the Nostoc sp. HK-01 genome carries:
- a CDS encoding alkaline phosphatase, coding for MDFINCDRLLANRYKRRSVLLGAGFFTGLALTSQWEPALATSRFSSYPFTLGVASGDPLPDSVVLWTRLSPDPLNGGGMPPRNVVVHWEVALDENMRKVVRRGKTLAIADLAHSVHVDVQGLESNRWYWYQFRVGNELSPIGRTRTAPAFHSFIKQLNYAFVSCQDWQNGFYTAYRHLAEEDIELVVHLGDYIYEYGPETNGPRQHNSPEIMTLTDYRNRHALYKTDPNLQAVHAAFPWIVTWDDHEVENNYANLISEDNVNPQVFAQRRANAYKAYYEHMPLRLSSLPIGANAQLYRRLSYGNLAQFHVLDTRQFRTDQPCNDGLKPRCLQAFDENATMTGLEQERWLFQGLDKSLARWNIIAQQTMFAQFDFDARSEIGVFNLDQWDGYVAARNRIVNYLNYRRPSNPVVITGDIHSSWVHDVKVDFNNPSSATVATEFVGTSITSDFPTSFIAPVQAALSANPHTKFFDGAFRGYVRCQVTPKQWQSDYRAVSSIVDPNATIRTLASFVVQDGQPGAYRQS